From Hyla sarda isolate aHylSar1 chromosome 5, aHylSar1.hap1, whole genome shotgun sequence, a single genomic window includes:
- the POLR1F gene encoding DNA-directed RNA polymerase I subunit RPA43 isoform X3, with protein MENKIQEDDADERRYCLLEGVPVAYDNIKIVGELGDIFDDIGFIHINVEADFVIFQPQCGQKLVGVVNKKAPSHLGCLVHGCFNASIPRPMKMPIEAWQQLEVDVGDELEFEVFRMDSDAVGVFCIRGKLNKKMESDATEKLNAMSKEQNANVPNEGQNSTETSGEGAAGMTSILSGDSSKKKGKKRLLEETLSQNECMENQDDANVSLVETPKKKRKKQKHQEVPSQDHSVGVDGSAYNSAMENLLTHPDSTQDVDIDASVDSGVVGLDNVSSQEHKTKKPKKKKHKDHPDLESSVPNGITEGSLIEDNILGLETEPGNAKKKHKKKHKNTSEIQDQGPANGIVSASSQETPVDDLIIHQEAPKVKKHKKKHRDTTELDSENGAFHTKDGREDSSTLATSSKEVSERKVKKKRRKESL; from the exons ATTGGAAGGAGTTCCTGTGGCGTATGACAACATAAAGATTGTTGGTGAACTGGGCGACATATTTGATGATATCGGATTCATTCACATCAATGTTGAAGCAGACTTTGTCATATTTCAGCCACAATGTGGACAGAAGCTTGTG GGTGTTGTGAACAAGAAGGCTCCCAGTCATCTTGGTTGCTTAGTCCATGGCTGCTTCAATGCATCCATACCGAGGCCTATGAAGATGCCTATTGAAGCTTGGCAGCAATTAGAAGTGGATGTAGGCGATGAGCTGGAGTTTGAAGTCTTCCGAATGGATTCTGATGCAGTGGGCGTTTTCTGCATTCGTGGCAAACTAAATAAGAA AATGGAATCTGATGCTACTGAAAAACTGAATGCGATGTCTAAGGAACAGAATGCTAATGTACCAAATGAAGGGCAGAACAGTACAGAAACCTCAGGGGAAGGAGCAGCTGGTATGACAAGCATTTTATCAGGGGACAGCTCAAAGAAAAAAGGCAAGAAACGTTTGTTGGAAGAAACACTTTCACAAAATGAATGTATGGAAAATCAAGATGATGCAAACGTGAGCTTGGTGGAAACTcccaagaaaaagagaaaaaaacaaaagcatcAGGAAGTCCCTTCTCAAGATCATTCTGTAGGGGTTGATGGATCTGCATATAATTCTGCCATGGAGAACTTATTGACACATCCGGATTCTACACAAGATGTTGACATTGATGCATCAGTAGATAGTGGCGTAGTTGGACTTGACAACGTGTCAAGTCaagaacataaaacaaaaaaacccaagaaaaagaaacacaaggATCACCCTGATCTTGAGAGCAGTGTGCCCAATGGAATAACAGAAGGTTCTTTAATTGAGGATAATATATTGGGATTAGAAACCGAACCTGGAAATGCCAagaaaaagcacaagaaaaaacacaaaaatacttCTGAGATTCAAGATCAGGGTCCTGCAAATGGTATTGTCTCTGCTTCATCTCAAGAAACTCCTGTAGATGACTTAATAATCCATCAAGAAGCCCCCAAGGTAAAGAAGCACAAAAAGAAACATCGGGACACTACTGAATTGGACAGTGAGAACGGTGCTTTTCACACCAAGGATGGAAGAGAGGACAGCAGTACTCTGGCCACAAGTAGCAAAGAAGTTTCTGAACGTAAAgtaaagaagaagaggaggaaagagTCACTGTAG
- the POLR1F gene encoding DNA-directed RNA polymerase I subunit RPA43 isoform X2, producing MPNFSSTARAPLDSSTWTPRGHSDTSLEGVPVAYDNIKIVGELGDIFDDIGFIHINVEADFVIFQPQCGQKLVGVVNKKAPSHLGCLVHGCFNASIPRPMKMPIEAWQQLEVDVGDELEFEVFRMDSDAVGVFCIRGKLNKKMESDATEKLNAMSKEQNANVPNEGQNSTETSGEGAAGMTSILSGDSSKKKGKKRLLEETLSQNECMENQDDANVSLVETPKKKRKKQKHQEVPSQDHSVGVDGSAYNSAMENLLTHPDSTQDVDIDASVDSGVVGLDNVSSQEHKTKKPKKKKHKDHPDLESSVPNGITEGSLIEDNILGLETEPGNAKKKHKKKHKNTSEIQDQGPANGIVSASSQETPVDDLIIHQEAPKVKKHKKKHRDTTELDSENGAFHTKDGREDSSTLATSSKEVSERKVKKKRRKESL from the exons ATTGGAAGGAGTTCCTGTGGCGTATGACAACATAAAGATTGTTGGTGAACTGGGCGACATATTTGATGATATCGGATTCATTCACATCAATGTTGAAGCAGACTTTGTCATATTTCAGCCACAATGTGGACAGAAGCTTGTG GGTGTTGTGAACAAGAAGGCTCCCAGTCATCTTGGTTGCTTAGTCCATGGCTGCTTCAATGCATCCATACCGAGGCCTATGAAGATGCCTATTGAAGCTTGGCAGCAATTAGAAGTGGATGTAGGCGATGAGCTGGAGTTTGAAGTCTTCCGAATGGATTCTGATGCAGTGGGCGTTTTCTGCATTCGTGGCAAACTAAATAAGAA AATGGAATCTGATGCTACTGAAAAACTGAATGCGATGTCTAAGGAACAGAATGCTAATGTACCAAATGAAGGGCAGAACAGTACAGAAACCTCAGGGGAAGGAGCAGCTGGTATGACAAGCATTTTATCAGGGGACAGCTCAAAGAAAAAAGGCAAGAAACGTTTGTTGGAAGAAACACTTTCACAAAATGAATGTATGGAAAATCAAGATGATGCAAACGTGAGCTTGGTGGAAACTcccaagaaaaagagaaaaaaacaaaagcatcAGGAAGTCCCTTCTCAAGATCATTCTGTAGGGGTTGATGGATCTGCATATAATTCTGCCATGGAGAACTTATTGACACATCCGGATTCTACACAAGATGTTGACATTGATGCATCAGTAGATAGTGGCGTAGTTGGACTTGACAACGTGTCAAGTCaagaacataaaacaaaaaaacccaagaaaaagaaacacaaggATCACCCTGATCTTGAGAGCAGTGTGCCCAATGGAATAACAGAAGGTTCTTTAATTGAGGATAATATATTGGGATTAGAAACCGAACCTGGAAATGCCAagaaaaagcacaagaaaaaacacaaaaatacttCTGAGATTCAAGATCAGGGTCCTGCAAATGGTATTGTCTCTGCTTCATCTCAAGAAACTCCTGTAGATGACTTAATAATCCATCAAGAAGCCCCCAAGGTAAAGAAGCACAAAAAGAAACATCGGGACACTACTGAATTGGACAGTGAGAACGGTGCTTTTCACACCAAGGATGGAAGAGAGGACAGCAGTACTCTGGCCACAAGTAGCAAAGAAGTTTCTGAACGTAAAgtaaagaagaagaggaggaaagagTCACTGTAG